The following are encoded in a window of Verrucomicrobiia bacterium genomic DNA:
- a CDS encoding sugar phosphate isomerase/epimerase family protein, translating to MQSKAISRRQALVHAGLLLGGALAGPKLATGAEQPQTQRKNRPFIYSLNTATIRGQKLGIVKEVEIVSKAGYDAIEPWVDTLSDYVKGGGDLKELRQRINDSGLTVEGAIAFPEWIVEDDARRAKGFERAKREMELAAQIGARRFAAPPAGATGLPKLELIKAAERYRALLEAGDQIGLVPELELWGFSANLNRLGECVGIAMETGHPKACVLADVFHLYKGGTQLEGFRLLASEAVQVLHMNDYPSDPPREKIDDSFRIYPGDGIAPWRELLRLLHQTGGQKVLSLELFNRKLWAQDPLEVTKTGLSRMKAVVEQAQI from the coding sequence ATGCAATCAAAAGCAATATCGCGCAGGCAAGCCCTGGTCCATGCCGGGCTGCTCCTTGGAGGGGCGTTGGCGGGTCCGAAGCTGGCGACCGGCGCTGAACAGCCACAAACCCAGCGAAAGAATCGCCCGTTCATTTATTCCCTGAACACCGCCACCATTCGGGGACAAAAACTGGGCATCGTTAAGGAAGTCGAGATCGTTTCGAAGGCCGGTTACGATGCTATCGAGCCCTGGGTCGATACCCTTTCCGATTACGTCAAAGGAGGCGGCGATTTAAAGGAACTGCGCCAGCGCATAAATGATTCGGGGCTGACAGTGGAAGGCGCTATTGCGTTTCCTGAATGGATCGTCGAGGACGACGCCCGCCGGGCCAAAGGCTTCGAACGGGCAAAGCGCGAGATGGAGTTGGCGGCGCAGATTGGCGCGAGGCGGTTTGCCGCGCCTCCGGCTGGGGCGACCGGCCTGCCGAAGCTAGAATTAATCAAGGCCGCCGAACGTTACCGCGCATTGCTGGAAGCGGGCGATCAAATCGGTTTGGTGCCGGAACTCGAATTGTGGGGTTTTTCGGCAAATCTCAACCGGCTGGGCGAGTGCGTGGGCATTGCCATGGAAACCGGGCATCCGAAGGCCTGCGTGCTGGCCGATGTTTTTCATTTGTACAAGGGCGGCACTCAATTGGAGGGGTTCCGGTTGCTGGCTTCCGAGGCCGTTCAGGTGCTGCACATGAATGATTATCCCAGCGATCCGCCGCGCGAAAAGATTGATGACAGCTTTCGAATCTATCCGGGAGACGGTATAGCGCCCTGGCGGGAACTGTTGCGGCTGCTGCATCAAACAGGCGGGCAGAAGGTTTTATCTCTCGAATTGTTTAACCGCAAGCTCTGGGCCCAAGACCCATTGGAAGTAACCAAAACGGGACTTAGCCGCATGAAGGCCGTCGTGGAGCAGGCGCAAATCTAA